One part of the Hirundo rustica isolate bHirRus1 chromosome 11, bHirRus1.pri.v3, whole genome shotgun sequence genome encodes these proteins:
- the HSD17B2 gene encoding 17-beta-hydroxysteroid dehydrogenase type 2 isoform X1, which translates to MDAAAGSALRWLCAGVTALLGVSVLRTAQGSRLGRAKALLWSLLAAWLCAGALAAGGVLVAVCLWCSVRPGDADLLPVGDRAVLITGSDTGIGHALAKYLDSLGFVVFAGVLNKDGPGAEELRRSCSQRLSVLQLDITSTTQVKEAYLAVSEKVQNAGLWGVVNNAGILGFPADGELLPMSTYRHCMEVNFFGAVEVSKTFLPLLRKSQGRLVNMSSMAGGIPLPRYAAYGASKAALSMFSGVMRQELSKWGIKVTAIHPSGFRTGIEGTAEQWDEQEKELMENLPADTRRAYGDEYLLGLRSYLLHLPSHCAPDLSPVLGSVLHALLARRPQGLYTPGKGAYIPLCIFCCFPLWFYDFFISKMLSAGSVPRELRTSGDEGKNL; encoded by the exons ATGGATGCTGCGGCCGGCAGCGCCCTGCGCTGGCTCTGCGCCGGGGTCACGGCTCTTCTCGGGGTCAGCGTGCTCCGCACGGCCCAGGGGAGCCGGCTGGGCAGGGCAAAGGCGCTGCTCTGGAGCCTgctggcagcctggctgtgtgcGGGCGCGCTGGCGGCCGGAGGGGTGCTGGTGGCCGTGTGCCTCTGGTGCTCCGTGCGCCCGGGGGACGCGGACCTGCTGCCCGTGGGTGACAGAGCCGTGCTCATCACAG GAAGCGACACCGGGATTGGACATGCACTGGCTAAATACCTGGACAGCttgggttttgtggtgtttgctGGGGTTTTGAACAAGGATGGCCCCGGAGCTGAGGAGCTGCGGCGCTCCTGTTCCCAGAGactctctgtcctgcagctggaTATCACCAGTACCACTCAGGTCAAGGAGGCCTATCTGGCAGTCTCAGAGAAGGTGCAAAATGCAG gACTCTGGGGTGTCGTGAACAACGCAGGAATCCTGGGCTTCCCTGCCGATGGGGAGCTGCTCCCCATGAGCACCTACAGACACTGCATGGAGGTGAATTTCTTTGGGGCTGTGGAGGTGTCCAAGACCTTCTTGCCGTTGCTCCGGAAATCGCAGGGGAGGCTGGTGAACATGTCCAGCATGGCAG GAGGCATTCCACTACCGAGGTACGCTGCGTACGGGGCATCCAAAGCAGCTCTGTCCATGTTTTCTGGAGTAATGAGGCAAGAGCTTTCCAAATGGGGCATTAAAGTCACGGCAATTCATCCATCAGGCTTCAGGACAG GTATCGAAGGCACGGCTGAGCAGTGGGAcgagcaggagaaggagctgatGGAGAACCTCCCGGCAGACACGCGGCGCGCCTACGGGGACGAATATCTCCTGGGGCTGAGGAGCTACCTCCTCCACCTGCCCTCCCACTGTGCCCCCgacctgtcccctgtgctgggctctgtcctGCATGCTCTGCTGGCCAGGAGACCCCAGGGCCTTTACACCCCTGGCAAGGGGGCTTACATCCCGCTCTGCatcttctgctgcttccccctcTGGTTCTACGACTTCTTCATTAGCAAGATGCTGAGTGCTGGCTCCGTTCCGAGGGAGCTGAGAACGTCAGGAGATGAAGGCAAGAACCTCTGA
- the HSD17B2 gene encoding 17-beta-hydroxysteroid dehydrogenase type 2 isoform X2 — MSIPSAVNHYPASALFRRWSCQAEGTKGSDTGIGHALAKYLDSLGFVVFAGVLNKDGPGAEELRRSCSQRLSVLQLDITSTTQVKEAYLAVSEKVQNAGLWGVVNNAGILGFPADGELLPMSTYRHCMEVNFFGAVEVSKTFLPLLRKSQGRLVNMSSMAGGIPLPRYAAYGASKAALSMFSGVMRQELSKWGIKVTAIHPSGFRTGIEGTAEQWDEQEKELMENLPADTRRAYGDEYLLGLRSYLLHLPSHCAPDLSPVLGSVLHALLARRPQGLYTPGKGAYIPLCIFCCFPLWFYDFFISKMLSAGSVPRELRTSGDEGKNL, encoded by the exons ATGTCCATTCCCAGCGCCGTCAATCATTACCCAGCCAGCGCATTGTTCAGAAGGTGGAGCTGTCAGGCAGAAGGAACGAAAG GAAGCGACACCGGGATTGGACATGCACTGGCTAAATACCTGGACAGCttgggttttgtggtgtttgctGGGGTTTTGAACAAGGATGGCCCCGGAGCTGAGGAGCTGCGGCGCTCCTGTTCCCAGAGactctctgtcctgcagctggaTATCACCAGTACCACTCAGGTCAAGGAGGCCTATCTGGCAGTCTCAGAGAAGGTGCAAAATGCAG gACTCTGGGGTGTCGTGAACAACGCAGGAATCCTGGGCTTCCCTGCCGATGGGGAGCTGCTCCCCATGAGCACCTACAGACACTGCATGGAGGTGAATTTCTTTGGGGCTGTGGAGGTGTCCAAGACCTTCTTGCCGTTGCTCCGGAAATCGCAGGGGAGGCTGGTGAACATGTCCAGCATGGCAG GAGGCATTCCACTACCGAGGTACGCTGCGTACGGGGCATCCAAAGCAGCTCTGTCCATGTTTTCTGGAGTAATGAGGCAAGAGCTTTCCAAATGGGGCATTAAAGTCACGGCAATTCATCCATCAGGCTTCAGGACAG GTATCGAAGGCACGGCTGAGCAGTGGGAcgagcaggagaaggagctgatGGAGAACCTCCCGGCAGACACGCGGCGCGCCTACGGGGACGAATATCTCCTGGGGCTGAGGAGCTACCTCCTCCACCTGCCCTCCCACTGTGCCCCCgacctgtcccctgtgctgggctctgtcctGCATGCTCTGCTGGCCAGGAGACCCCAGGGCCTTTACACCCCTGGCAAGGGGGCTTACATCCCGCTCTGCatcttctgctgcttccccctcTGGTTCTACGACTTCTTCATTAGCAAGATGCTGAGTGCTGGCTCCGTTCCGAGGGAGCTGAGAACGTCAGGAGATGAAGGCAAGAACCTCTGA